In Deltaproteobacteria bacterium, the following proteins share a genomic window:
- a CDS encoding acyl-CoA dehydrogenase family protein, whose amino-acid sequence MPSYDLTSEQELLRKTVRDFSEREIKPIAQKLDEKEEFSYELVSKMGGLGLFGMTVSPDYGGQGLDALSYIIAVEELARVDGCQAATVAAENGLGIGPIYNFGSEAQKKKYLPDLCAGRKLWGFGLTEPNAGSDAANSSTRGELKSGQWIINGSKIFITNGASRVTAGATVQCVTGIQKDGKKELSCIIVETGTNGFTTQEMHHKMTWRSTNTGELYFDNVKVPEGNLLGKKGEGFKQMLATLDGGRLAIAALGVGGAQGAFEAALRYAKERKTFGETLSKHQSIAFKLADMATEIELARTLLYKACWLKDQGRPFKKEAAMAKLYASEMMGRVADAAVQIHGGYGLMEEYPVAKFYRDQRLLEIGEGTSEVQRIVISRELGC is encoded by the coding sequence ATGCCTTCGTATGATTTGACATCCGAACAGGAGCTCCTTCGAAAAACGGTCCGTGATTTTTCCGAGAGAGAGATCAAGCCGATTGCCCAAAAACTGGATGAGAAGGAGGAATTCTCTTATGAGCTCGTCTCCAAAATGGGGGGGCTTGGGCTCTTTGGGATGACCGTTTCCCCCGATTACGGCGGTCAGGGGCTGGATGCCTTGTCCTACATCATTGCGGTTGAGGAACTGGCAAGGGTCGACGGCTGTCAGGCGGCAACAGTTGCCGCCGAAAATGGACTGGGCATTGGACCTATCTACAATTTTGGGAGTGAGGCGCAGAAGAAAAAATATCTGCCGGATCTCTGTGCGGGAAGAAAACTGTGGGGATTCGGCCTGACAGAACCAAACGCGGGCAGCGACGCTGCCAATTCTTCCACCCGTGGTGAGTTGAAAAGCGGACAGTGGATCATCAACGGCTCCAAGATTTTTATCACCAATGGGGCCTCCCGGGTTACCGCCGGTGCAACCGTTCAGTGTGTGACCGGCATTCAGAAAGATGGGAAGAAGGAGCTCTCCTGCATTATCGTGGAAACGGGAACGAACGGTTTCACCACCCAAGAGATGCATCACAAGATGACCTGGCGATCGACCAATACCGGCGAGCTCTACTTTGACAATGTAAAGGTGCCCGAGGGGAATCTTCTGGGCAAAAAGGGAGAAGGGTTCAAACAGATGTTGGCAACCCTCGATGGAGGACGTCTCGCCATCGCTGCCCTCGGCGTCGGTGGAGCCCAGGGGGCATTTGAGGCCGCCTTGCGCTACGCGAAGGAACGAAAGACCTTTGGAGAGACCTTGTCAAAGCATCAGTCAATCGCCTTCAAGCTGGCCGATATGGCAACCGAAATTGAACTGGCGCGAACCCTTCTTTACAAGGCCTGTTGGCTCAAGGATCAAGGCCGGCCCTTCAAAAAAGAGGCAGCCATGGCCAAACTGTATGCCTCGGAGATGATGGGACGTGTTGCCGATGCCGCCGTCCAGATCCATGGCGGTTACGGCCTCATGGAAGAATACCCCGTCGCCAAGTTTTACCGGGACCAGAGACTTCTCGAGATCGGTGAAGGAACCTCAGAAGTACAGCGGATCGTCATATCCCGGGAATTGGGTTGCTAA
- a CDS encoding isoprenylcysteine carboxylmethyltransferase family protein: MSRQPRFDIDLLMDFLILLATLIWLPLVPLRLFLHSGIGFWKDKGGKSYLFFLVYWVLFGLLLLIFAPKFVAWKFAPFHGSFETGLLLVVSALLFHLWTIRTLGLKTFSTRPEVTPEKVKATLVATGPYRLVRHPFYFMEWFLLLGIALVTSSWMMVSILVANILTIPWVTTFEEKELTQRFGESYREYQRQVPRLIPFI, encoded by the coding sequence TTGTCTAGGCAACCCCGGTTTGATATCGACCTGTTAATGGATTTTCTGATCCTCCTCGCCACATTGATCTGGCTCCCGCTCGTTCCCCTTCGCCTCTTTTTGCACAGCGGGATCGGCTTCTGGAAAGACAAAGGAGGGAAATCGTATCTCTTCTTTCTGGTTTACTGGGTCCTCTTCGGTCTGTTGCTGCTGATCTTTGCCCCAAAATTCGTCGCGTGGAAGTTTGCCCCTTTTCACGGGAGTTTTGAGACGGGCCTGCTCCTGGTCGTCTCGGCCCTCCTCTTTCATCTCTGGACAATCCGAACACTGGGTCTTAAAACATTCTCAACCCGTCCCGAAGTGACGCCGGAGAAGGTCAAGGCAACACTCGTGGCAACCGGCCCTTATCGCCTCGTCCGACATCCGTTTTATTTCATGGAGTGGTTCCTCCTCTTGGGGATCGCCCTCGTGACCTCCTCCTGGATGATGGTCAGCATCCTGGTTGCGAACATACTGACAATCCCCTGGGTCACCACCTTTGAAGAGAAAGAACTCACCCAAAGATTCGGTGAAAGTTATCGGGAATACCAGAGACAGGTTCCCAGACTGATCCCATTCATTTAA
- a CDS encoding PD-(D/E)XK nuclease family protein: MGILQNQFSWSKSRDEKFRECPRQYYYHHYGSWGGWDASANPKSRELYILKNLKSRHMWLGEVVHHTIENTLKHYQQTKELPAENFLTQLTQRMRREFKESRDKKYRERPGKLLGLYEHEYEKNIPDEKWVAVHETAKRCFTTFTNIIFPERVKPVPLENWKLIETMQNFHFEGTLVYVKIDFAYMNEEGLKIVDWKTGSSEDVDNEIQLDCYGLFSRDFFKIPTEKIETIESNVNTGKQTARRMIEAKMDFAKHYIRNSINGMKKLLRNPEKNIAQEEDFPFTENEQTCHWCFFKKACPKWS; this comes from the coding sequence ATGGGAATCCTGCAAAACCAATTTTCCTGGTCCAAGTCGCGGGATGAGAAATTCCGGGAATGTCCGAGGCAGTATTACTATCATCATTATGGCTCCTGGGGAGGGTGGGATGCCTCTGCGAACCCAAAAAGTCGTGAGCTCTACATTCTTAAAAACCTCAAAAGCCGCCATATGTGGTTGGGCGAGGTGGTTCACCACACGATTGAGAATACCTTGAAGCATTATCAACAAACAAAAGAGCTGCCCGCGGAGAATTTTCTGACTCAATTAACACAGAGGATGCGCCGTGAATTTAAGGAATCTCGCGACAAAAAATATCGTGAGAGGCCGGGAAAGTTATTGGGGCTCTATGAACATGAGTATGAAAAAAACATCCCGGATGAAAAGTGGGTTGCTGTTCATGAGACGGCCAAGCGGTGCTTTACGACTTTTACCAACATCATCTTCCCCGAGCGGGTCAAACCGGTCCCATTAGAGAATTGGAAACTCATTGAAACAATGCAGAACTTCCATTTTGAGGGGACACTGGTTTACGTGAAAATAGACTTTGCCTACATGAATGAAGAAGGGCTGAAAATTGTCGACTGGAAAACCGGAAGCTCGGAAGACGTTGATAATGAGATCCAACTGGATTGTTATGGTCTCTTCTCCCGCGACTTTTTCAAGATACCGACGGAAAAGATTGAGACGATTGAAAGCAATGTCAATACCGGTAAACAGACCGCCCGGAGGATGATTGAGGCGAAGATGGACTTTGCCAAGCACTACATCCGGAATTCGATTAACGGGATGAAAAAGCTTTTAAGAAATCCGGAGAAAAATATCGCCCAAGAAGAAGACTTTCCGTTTACCGAAAACGAACAGAC